A window of Natrinema versiforme contains these coding sequences:
- a CDS encoding DUF2103 domain-containing protein, with amino-acid sequence MECRHCASPLEKPGDFCLVCREANTEAIVLEAARDRATITMLAGEPDEPGERDADEQVLGETTITTTPEDGENEPIELRNFAGLIGDEIRRKRPDEVYAGGVRAVIRAVREDVHHPFYRVDDDEPVAAVLERRGNRALDVVETPPAEKISGSHSTLIGGRTGMRAIHTVADHPHVKKVIPGPIDAGGKGSQSGMRAKVTRADDGGNVRMLLRDGSSVQENRVVTTARDREMGERIREDLNDVLADAEFQ; translated from the coding sequence ATGGAGTGTCGTCACTGCGCATCGCCGCTCGAGAAACCCGGTGACTTCTGTCTGGTCTGTCGGGAGGCCAACACCGAGGCGATCGTCCTCGAGGCGGCGCGCGACAGGGCGACCATCACGATGCTCGCCGGCGAGCCCGACGAGCCGGGCGAGCGAGACGCCGACGAACAGGTTCTCGGGGAGACGACGATCACGACGACGCCGGAGGACGGCGAGAACGAGCCGATCGAACTCCGGAACTTCGCGGGGCTGATCGGCGACGAAATCCGGCGGAAACGCCCGGATGAGGTCTACGCCGGCGGCGTGCGAGCGGTGATCCGCGCCGTTCGCGAGGACGTTCACCACCCGTTCTACCGCGTCGACGACGACGAGCCCGTCGCGGCGGTCCTCGAGCGCCGCGGGAACCGCGCGCTCGACGTGGTCGAGACGCCGCCGGCCGAGAAGATCAGCGGCAGTCACTCGACGCTCATCGGCGGCCGGACGGGAATGCGGGCCATTCACACCGTCGCGGATCACCCCCACGTCAAGAAGGTGATTCCGGGCCCCATCGACGCCGGCGGCAAGGGCTCCCAATCCGGCATGCGCGCGAAGGTGACCCGCGCCGACGACGGCGGCAACGTTCGCATGCTCCTGCGGGACGGCTCGAGCGTGCAGGAAAACCGCGTCGTGACGACCGCTCGCGACCGCGAAATGGGCGAGCGGATTCGCGAGGATCTCAACGACGTGCTCGCGGACGCGGAGTTCCAGTAG
- a CDS encoding DNA-directed RNA polymerase subunit P, which translates to MSYKCSRCKRDVQLDEYGGVRCPYCGHRVLLKERSRDVKEVDVQ; encoded by the coding sequence ATGAGTTACAAATGCTCTCGCTGTAAACGCGACGTCCAGCTCGACGAGTACGGCGGCGTCCGCTGTCCCTACTGCGGCCACCGCGTGCTCCTGAAAGAACGCAGCCGCGACGTCAAGGAAGTCGACGTCCAGTAA
- a CDS encoding KEOPS complex subunit Pcc1 — protein sequence MSSHDATLEFDYETASRAELVAESVGREIGEIDDERSRTTIEREGARVHIEIDADDVIALRAALNTWFSLIDVAERTADVGAAVLESQ from the coding sequence GTGTCTTCTCACGATGCGACCCTCGAGTTCGACTACGAGACCGCGTCGCGCGCCGAACTCGTCGCCGAGAGCGTCGGCCGCGAAATCGGCGAGATCGACGACGAGCGCTCGCGGACGACCATCGAACGGGAGGGTGCCCGCGTTCACATCGAGATCGACGCCGACGACGTAATCGCGCTTCGAGCGGCGCTGAACACGTGGTTTTCGCTGATCGATGTCGCGGAACGGACCGCCGACGTGGGTGCAGCCGTTCTCGAGTCCCAGTAG
- a CDS encoding DUF2243 domain-containing protein: MAEREGTWLGLRRDAKPLVIAGLALGLGLGGFFDGIVFHQILQIHHMLSSYPDSSVATDLELNVMADGLFHLGTYVFTIIGVVLLSRAWRFHSVPNSGRALFGAVIMGWGVFNLVEGIVDHHLLGLHHVWPAGPGPIVLWDAVFLLWGALFLVGGYLVIRTDSAATPTAGDDAVATDGRGSN; the protein is encoded by the coding sequence ATGGCCGAACGGGAGGGGACGTGGCTCGGACTGCGGCGGGACGCCAAGCCGCTGGTGATCGCCGGCCTCGCGCTCGGACTCGGTCTGGGCGGCTTCTTCGACGGAATCGTCTTCCACCAGATTCTCCAGATCCATCACATGCTCTCGTCCTATCCCGACTCGAGCGTCGCGACCGATCTGGAGCTCAACGTGATGGCCGACGGGCTCTTTCACCTCGGGACGTACGTGTTCACGATCATCGGCGTCGTGTTGCTCTCTCGAGCGTGGCGGTTCCACTCGGTCCCGAACTCCGGGCGGGCGCTGTTCGGCGCGGTGATCATGGGCTGGGGCGTGTTCAACCTCGTCGAGGGGATCGTCGATCACCACCTGCTCGGGCTGCATCACGTCTGGCCCGCCGGTCCCGGCCCGATCGTCCTCTGGGACGCAGTCTTCCTGCTCTGGGGCGCGCTTTTCCTCGTCGGGGGCTACCTCGTGATCCGAACCGACAGCGCCGCGACGCCGACGGCCGGCGACGACGCGGTCGCAACCGACGGACGCGGTTCGAACTAG
- a CDS encoding prefoldin subunit beta, translated as MQGNLPPEAQEKIEQLQDLQETAQEVAVQKQEAESGLTEAQNALDELENIDEGTTMYRNVGELLVETDYDQAEEDLEDKVDSLEIRLETLEKQEERVQDQFESLQEELEDMLGGGGMGGGPAGPGGPGAGGA; from the coding sequence ATGCAAGGAAACCTGCCGCCCGAGGCACAGGAGAAAATCGAGCAGCTTCAGGACCTACAGGAGACGGCACAGGAAGTCGCCGTCCAGAAACAGGAAGCCGAATCGGGTCTCACCGAGGCACAGAACGCCCTCGACGAGCTCGAGAACATCGACGAGGGAACGACGATGTACCGAAACGTCGGCGAACTCCTCGTCGAGACCGACTACGATCAGGCCGAAGAGGACCTCGAGGACAAGGTCGACTCGCTCGAGATCCGTCTCGAGACCCTCGAGAAGCAAGAAGAGCGCGTCCAGGACCAATTCGAGAGCCTGCAGGAGGAACTCGAGGACATGCTCGGCGGCGGCGGCATGGGCGGCGGTCCGGCCGGCCCCGGCGGTCCGGGCGCTGGCGGCGCGTAA
- a CDS encoding DUF3194 domain-containing protein translates to MPTDEPSDETVVQTAADAAEGVIFSQYKQSDVRDYDVTVVFEDGVLEVDVYLNAPEDDEADPDPEQVADDAALAARHAVDELFEA, encoded by the coding sequence ATGCCGACTGACGAGCCGTCGGACGAGACCGTCGTTCAGACGGCGGCCGACGCCGCGGAAGGCGTCATCTTCTCACAGTACAAACAGTCCGACGTGCGCGATTACGACGTGACCGTCGTCTTCGAGGACGGCGTCCTCGAGGTCGACGTCTACCTCAACGCGCCCGAGGATGACGAGGCCGATCCCGACCCCGAACAGGTCGCCGACGACGCCGCGCTCGCGGCGCGACACGCGGTCGATGAACTGTTCGAGGCGTAG